From a single Mycolicibacterium moriokaense genomic region:
- a CDS encoding FadR/GntR family transcriptional regulator, producing the protein MELAGRGDRSSKLVRAPKTAELIADHLRSNIVRGVLKKGDALPTEVELVRQFGVSRPTLREAFRILESESLIVVRRGSRGGVLVSSPETAVAARDFGLLLQMSKTTLADVYEARKVFEPAAAELLAKRAGPDDIAELRSTASTLAALIDDGPEQADFGEWTAVVFRFHDVILDRSGNNTMALVGAVLREVITKHMDRAVTSATDPVAIVKQFKQTLRTFEKFIALVEDGDAAGARELWTAHMNRAGRQMLWGELGNETVIDLYR; encoded by the coding sequence ATGGAACTGGCGGGACGCGGCGACCGCTCGTCGAAGCTGGTTCGCGCGCCTAAGACGGCTGAGCTCATCGCAGACCACCTGCGTAGCAACATCGTCCGCGGTGTCCTCAAGAAGGGCGATGCGCTGCCCACCGAGGTGGAGTTGGTGCGTCAGTTCGGGGTGTCCCGGCCCACCCTGCGCGAGGCCTTCCGGATCCTCGAGAGCGAGTCGCTGATCGTGGTGCGTCGCGGTTCGCGCGGCGGCGTGCTGGTGTCCTCGCCCGAAACTGCGGTCGCCGCACGTGACTTCGGGCTGCTGCTGCAGATGTCGAAGACCACGCTGGCCGACGTGTACGAGGCGCGCAAGGTGTTCGAACCGGCCGCCGCCGAACTGCTGGCCAAGCGGGCCGGACCCGACGACATCGCCGAATTGCGTTCCACGGCATCGACATTGGCGGCGCTGATCGACGACGGCCCCGAACAGGCCGACTTCGGTGAGTGGACGGCGGTCGTCTTCCGCTTTCACGATGTCATCCTCGACCGCTCGGGCAACAACACCATGGCGCTGGTCGGTGCGGTGTTGCGGGAGGTGATCACCAAGCACATGGACCGTGCGGTAACTTCCGCCACCGATCCCGTGGCCATCGTGAAGCAGTTCAAGCAGACGTTGCGCACCTTCGAGAAGTTCATCGCTCTGGTCGAAGACGGTGACGCTGCCGGAGCCAGGGAGCTCTGGACCGCGCACATGAATCGCGCCGGCCGCCAGATGCTCTGGGGCGAGCTGGGGAACGAGACGGTCATCGACCTCTACCGCTGA
- a CDS encoding acyl-CoA thioesterase yields the protein MSLTREVFDGGQLTPTTVAEVLAIRALPHDRFQADPVSVTGRRTIYGGQVAAQALRAASLTVPEDRVAHSIHGYFLLAGDASAPVELRVERDRDGGRYSGRRVTAVQNDGVIFSMSCSFSRSKPEAPEFQAGEAPRVQPPDDLETHQLNASRTFDVEARVPEDPEPWYRWPARMWLRIREPLVDDPNVRACGLVFLSDLCTGLSRAPQIEQVGLLPSVDHAVWLHRRAYPNDWLLIDLNAVVTAGGRGMYTGQMYDAGGMLVASLAQESLFDYPRSHSEKR from the coding sequence GTGAGCCTGACCCGCGAGGTCTTCGACGGCGGACAGCTCACCCCCACCACCGTGGCCGAGGTGCTGGCCATCCGGGCGCTGCCGCACGACCGTTTCCAGGCGGATCCGGTCAGCGTGACGGGCCGTCGCACGATCTACGGCGGGCAGGTCGCCGCGCAGGCCCTGCGCGCGGCCAGTCTGACCGTGCCCGAGGATCGGGTCGCGCACTCCATCCACGGCTATTTCCTGCTGGCAGGCGATGCCAGTGCACCGGTCGAGTTGCGTGTCGAACGCGACCGCGACGGCGGACGCTACTCGGGACGTCGGGTCACCGCGGTGCAGAACGACGGGGTGATCTTCTCGATGTCCTGCTCGTTCAGCCGCTCCAAACCCGAAGCGCCTGAGTTTCAGGCCGGCGAGGCGCCTCGCGTGCAGCCACCCGACGACCTGGAGACCCACCAGCTCAACGCATCACGCACCTTCGACGTCGAAGCCCGCGTTCCCGAGGATCCCGAACCCTGGTACCGCTGGCCGGCTCGAATGTGGTTGCGCATCCGCGAGCCGTTGGTCGACGACCCCAATGTGCGGGCCTGCGGCCTGGTGTTCCTGTCCGACCTGTGCACCGGGTTGTCCCGGGCCCCGCAGATCGAGCAGGTCGGCCTGTTGCCCAGCGTCGACCACGCGGTGTGGCTGCACCGCCGTGCATACCCGAACGACTGGTTGCTGATCGACCTCAACGCCGTCGTCACCGCGGGTGGCCGCGGAATGTATACCGGCCAGATGTACGACGCCGGCGGCATGTTGGTGGCCAGCCTGGCTCAGGAGTCGCTGTTCGACTATCCCCGCTCCCACTCCGAAAAGCGGTGA
- a CDS encoding DUF3298 domain-containing protein produces MSRHLRWAAALLGVLLLAPVVGTPPVAGADNVSNGLSYTVVPDVRAGTSPQGPGEWTVNYERLAGGDPAVTDAINRILDDEANGQVWLFAASASKSSPWTFNTQGRLQFRPMTISELWQGQYNAVELPNMPVDTVATRVFDSRSGIQIVWSNLFVDEQAGLTRLGELTKQILPATYPTPPLGGWGEYYAGWAPIERNFRFWIPSDTGIQMYFPEGQFGREVRTITIPWEAVKDLIDPVFAPITS; encoded by the coding sequence GTGAGCCGGCACCTGCGGTGGGCCGCTGCGCTTCTCGGCGTTCTGCTCCTGGCGCCGGTCGTCGGCACGCCGCCCGTCGCGGGGGCTGACAACGTATCCAACGGCCTCAGCTACACGGTCGTCCCGGACGTGCGCGCCGGCACCAGCCCGCAAGGCCCAGGCGAATGGACGGTGAACTACGAGAGGCTCGCGGGCGGCGACCCTGCGGTCACCGATGCGATCAACCGGATCCTCGACGACGAGGCCAACGGTCAGGTGTGGCTGTTCGCCGCCAGCGCCAGCAAGAGTTCGCCATGGACGTTCAATACCCAGGGCAGGTTGCAGTTCCGGCCGATGACCATCTCGGAACTGTGGCAGGGCCAGTACAACGCCGTCGAACTGCCGAACATGCCCGTCGACACCGTCGCCACGCGGGTGTTCGACTCGCGCAGCGGAATTCAGATCGTGTGGTCGAACCTCTTCGTCGACGAGCAGGCCGGGCTGACGCGGTTGGGCGAACTGACCAAGCAGATCCTGCCCGCCACCTACCCGACACCGCCGCTTGGTGGTTGGGGGGAGTACTACGCGGGGTGGGCACCGATCGAACGCAACTTCCGCTTCTGGATTCCGAGCGATACGGGCATCCAGATGTACTTTCCCGAAGGACAATTCGGCAGGGAAGTGCGAACGATCACCATCCCCTGGGAGGCGGTGAAGGATCTGATCGACCCCGTGTTCGCGCCGATCACCAGTTGA
- a CDS encoding MCE family protein yields the protein MGLDRIPLPAPSVGEDTYEISATFANALNLPAKAKVRLSGADVGEVESMTARNYTAVVSMRIASDVQIPSGTKAELRSATPLGDIFVALTPPPGASAATPALAPGAVLPLDSTASAASVEDVLSTAAVLVNGGAIRNLTRVINGMGHAVGGKGEDLNKFVDESTRLIQSLSARSDSIKRALTQTGDLAETMAARQQSIDAAVEAAGPALGAVAENTNRIIDLIVQVNRITLQLAKFPSVRGEESRSMMADLNRLSEGLNDASTAPGASLANFNRLFGPVLKTTNSTAANVEIDLADLAVGAFADPHHPADPGSRGPGREDFRNLVGSISYELLMVRNKFWGPPTAPPGVVPPPNLIGPNPGNLTPAPPPPGLEPPPPTAPPGATLEGTP from the coding sequence ATGGGCCTGGACCGGATCCCGTTGCCCGCGCCGTCCGTCGGCGAGGACACCTACGAGATCAGCGCCACGTTCGCGAATGCCCTGAATCTGCCTGCCAAGGCCAAGGTGCGATTGTCGGGCGCCGACGTCGGTGAGGTCGAGTCGATGACGGCCCGCAACTACACCGCCGTGGTGAGCATGCGGATCGCGTCGGATGTTCAGATCCCTTCCGGCACAAAGGCAGAACTGCGCTCGGCCACCCCGCTGGGCGACATCTTCGTCGCGCTGACACCACCTCCCGGTGCGTCCGCGGCGACGCCGGCGTTGGCGCCGGGTGCCGTGCTCCCGTTGGACTCCACCGCGTCGGCCGCGTCGGTGGAGGACGTGCTGAGCACCGCGGCGGTCCTCGTGAACGGCGGTGCGATCCGCAACCTGACGCGGGTGATCAACGGCATGGGGCACGCCGTCGGCGGCAAGGGTGAGGACCTGAACAAGTTCGTCGATGAGTCCACCCGACTGATCCAGAGCCTCTCGGCGCGTTCGGATTCCATCAAGCGTGCGTTGACTCAAACAGGAGATCTGGCCGAGACGATGGCCGCGCGGCAGCAGTCGATCGACGCGGCCGTCGAGGCGGCGGGTCCCGCTCTGGGTGCCGTCGCCGAGAACACCAACCGGATCATCGACCTCATCGTGCAGGTCAACCGGATCACCCTGCAGCTGGCAAAGTTCCCGTCGGTGCGTGGCGAGGAATCACGCAGCATGATGGCCGACCTCAACCGGCTGTCCGAGGGTCTCAACGACGCGTCGACGGCTCCCGGAGCGTCGCTGGCCAACTTCAACCGGCTGTTCGGCCCGGTTCTCAAGACGACGAACTCGACCGCGGCGAACGTCGAGATCGACCTCGCCGACCTCGCCGTCGGCGCATTCGCCGATCCGCACCACCCCGCCGATCCGGGTAGCCGCGGACCGGGCCGGGAGGACTTCCGCAACCTGGTCGGCAGCATTTCCTACGAACTGTTGATGGTGCGCAACAAGTTCTGGGGTCCGCCGACTGCGCCGCCGGGAGTTGTGCCGCCGCCCAACCTGATCGGTCCGAACCCCGGCAATCTGACGCCAGCCCCGCCACCGCCAGGGCTGGAACCGCCCCCACCGACAGCCCCGCCGGGCGCCACGTTGGAGGGCACGCCGTGA
- a CDS encoding aldehyde dehydrogenase family protein, with protein MTATTVSTRGLFIDGGWTSGTGGDTVTVVNPATEEVIAEVPQASVADIDAAVTAARKAFDEGPWPTMSPAERGRILAAMADELSRRRADLIELNVTEAGSTRMLAEMLQVGTPIDHFHDLTNRVLPQFDFEPPVRPVMGHGIGHGMVVREPYGVAALITPFNFPFLLNLAKVGPALAAGCTAVLKPSPYTPLEALVLGEIAEAAGLPPGVLNIVTGDITEGEALTTHPGVDLVSFTGSDAVGRKVYTQAADSLKKVVLELGGKSANIILDDADLDKVMESVLAGIVTHAGQGCALLTRILVHQSLHDELVARIAGVLGFISVGDPSDPATMMGPLIRDVQRQRVESLIATGVEEGAQIAFGGKRPAQLERGYFVEPTLFVGVDNSMRIAQDEFFGPVGVVIPFSDDDEAVRLANDSRYGLAGGVWSADPLRAVAVGRRLRTGTVIINGGGGGLNPSAPFGGYKHSGIGREFGEHGLAEYLQHKALQWPVG; from the coding sequence GTGACAGCGACGACAGTCTCCACGAGAGGCTTGTTCATCGACGGCGGCTGGACGTCGGGTACCGGCGGCGACACCGTCACGGTGGTCAACCCGGCGACCGAAGAAGTCATCGCCGAGGTGCCGCAGGCGTCAGTCGCCGACATCGACGCGGCGGTCACCGCGGCGCGCAAGGCCTTCGACGAAGGACCGTGGCCGACGATGAGTCCCGCCGAGCGGGGCCGCATCCTGGCTGCGATGGCGGACGAACTCAGCCGTCGCCGAGCCGACCTCATCGAGCTGAACGTCACCGAGGCCGGCTCGACCCGCATGCTCGCCGAGATGCTGCAGGTCGGCACCCCGATCGACCACTTCCACGACCTGACCAACCGGGTATTGCCCCAGTTCGATTTCGAGCCGCCGGTGCGCCCAGTCATGGGTCACGGCATCGGCCACGGCATGGTGGTGCGCGAACCGTACGGCGTGGCCGCGCTCATCACCCCGTTCAACTTCCCATTCCTGCTCAACCTCGCCAAGGTCGGCCCCGCGCTGGCCGCCGGGTGTACCGCTGTGCTCAAGCCGTCGCCGTACACGCCGCTGGAGGCGCTGGTGCTCGGCGAGATCGCCGAGGCCGCCGGCCTGCCGCCCGGTGTGCTCAACATCGTGACCGGCGACATCACCGAGGGTGAGGCGCTGACCACCCACCCCGGGGTCGATCTGGTCAGCTTCACGGGCTCGGATGCGGTGGGGCGCAAGGTGTACACGCAGGCCGCCGATTCCCTGAAGAAGGTGGTTCTCGAACTCGGCGGCAAGTCGGCGAACATCATCCTCGACGACGCCGACCTCGACAAGGTGATGGAGAGCGTGCTCGCGGGCATCGTCACCCACGCCGGCCAGGGTTGCGCGCTGCTGACCCGGATCCTGGTGCATCAGTCACTACACGACGAGCTGGTTGCCCGGATCGCCGGTGTGCTGGGATTCATCAGCGTGGGCGACCCGTCCGATCCGGCGACGATGATGGGTCCGCTGATCCGCGACGTGCAACGCCAGCGCGTGGAGTCGCTGATCGCAACCGGGGTGGAGGAAGGCGCCCAAATCGCGTTCGGCGGTAAGCGTCCCGCACAACTCGAACGCGGTTATTTCGTCGAACCGACGCTGTTCGTCGGGGTGGACAATTCGATGCGCATCGCGCAGGACGAGTTCTTCGGCCCGGTCGGTGTGGTCATTCCGTTCAGCGACGACGACGAAGCGGTGCGGCTGGCGAACGACAGCCGCTACGGCCTGGCCGGTGGCGTGTGGTCGGCCGACCCGCTCCGAGCGGTGGCGGTGGGACGCCGGTTGCGCACCGGCACGGTGATCATCAACGGCGGTGGCGGCGGGCTGAACCCGAGTGCACCCTTCGGTGGGTACAAACACAGCGGTATCGGTCGGGAGTTCGGCGAGCACGGGCTCGCGGAGTACCTACAGCACAAGGCGCTTCAATGGCCGGTCGGATAG
- a CDS encoding CaiB/BaiF CoA transferase family protein, which translates to MAGPFEGVRVVEVAAWTFVPGAGAIMADLGADVIKVEPPTGDPQRALRNALNADDSAPNPFLQVPNRGKRSITLDLTTPAGLDALRRLVKTADVFLTSYLPKVRAKLGIDPEDLREENPRLVYVRGSGWGSQGANASTGGFDSAAAWSAAGVQNKLTAPGAAEPAAQPAAFFDLQGSSAIAGAVAMALFRRERSGEGAVIDVSLLNTGMWTMGPDLAAAATGSGELPRIDRKAAPNPIVNYYRTSDDRWLNLVCLQADRFWAELCTLIGRDDLIDDERFRDAFSRYVNSADCVAELDATFGSRTLDEWRTVLANFSGVWSAAATFEEVCASPQVADNGYLPEVVGADGRPFRLVAPPYQFDGVPTTPAGPAPELGQHTEEILLDAGLDWDTIADLREQGALG; encoded by the coding sequence ATGGCTGGACCGTTCGAAGGTGTTCGCGTCGTCGAGGTGGCGGCATGGACCTTCGTGCCCGGTGCCGGCGCCATCATGGCCGATCTCGGTGCCGACGTGATCAAGGTGGAACCGCCGACCGGTGATCCGCAGCGCGCGCTGCGCAATGCGCTCAACGCCGACGACAGCGCGCCCAACCCGTTCCTGCAGGTGCCCAACCGAGGTAAGCGCAGCATCACCCTGGACCTGACCACGCCGGCCGGACTGGACGCGCTGCGCCGCTTGGTCAAGACGGCCGACGTCTTCCTCACCAGCTACCTGCCGAAGGTGCGGGCCAAACTCGGCATCGACCCGGAAGACTTGCGCGAAGAGAATCCGCGACTGGTCTACGTCCGGGGATCCGGCTGGGGCAGCCAGGGCGCCAACGCCTCTACGGGTGGATTCGATTCGGCCGCAGCATGGTCGGCTGCGGGTGTGCAGAACAAGCTGACGGCTCCGGGAGCCGCCGAACCGGCCGCGCAGCCCGCCGCGTTCTTCGACCTGCAGGGCTCCAGCGCCATCGCCGGGGCCGTGGCGATGGCGCTGTTCCGGCGCGAACGTTCCGGTGAGGGCGCAGTGATCGACGTCTCGCTGTTGAACACCGGAATGTGGACCATGGGCCCCGACCTGGCCGCCGCCGCAACGGGTTCCGGCGAGCTGCCGAGAATCGACCGCAAGGCGGCACCGAATCCGATCGTGAATTACTACCGCACTTCCGACGATCGTTGGCTGAACCTGGTGTGCCTGCAGGCGGACCGGTTCTGGGCCGAGCTCTGCACACTGATCGGGCGCGACGACCTCATCGACGACGAGCGCTTCCGCGACGCGTTCTCGCGCTACGTCAACAGCGCCGATTGTGTCGCCGAACTGGACGCCACGTTCGGCAGCCGGACACTCGACGAATGGCGCACGGTGCTGGCCAATTTCTCCGGGGTGTGGTCGGCGGCCGCCACCTTCGAAGAGGTCTGCGCCAGCCCGCAGGTCGCCGACAACGGCTATCTGCCCGAGGTGGTCGGCGCCGACGGGCGCCCGTTCCGTCTGGTGGCCCCGCCGTACCAATTCGACGGTGTGCCAACCACTCCCGCCGGCCCGGCACCCGAACTCGGCCAGCACACCGAGGAGATCCTGTTGGATGCCGGCCTGGATTGGGACACGATCGCCGATCTGCGGGAGCAGGGAGCGTTGGGCTGA
- a CDS encoding DUF2599 domain-containing protein: MAGRIVRLAAAVAAGAVLLSSAPAHARPPGSPDYIDHTVWEYHGDRATLRIYPTPWGWAGSGPFTNGAQSYDAWAELLEHAPDANTLSMQNQFMCYWQLSSFTNPGKVGTWNLEPWRPVVSSIMMQNAGCNPGGPDDVLNW; the protein is encoded by the coding sequence ATGGCCGGTCGGATAGTTCGACTTGCCGCGGCGGTGGCGGCCGGTGCGGTTCTCCTGAGCTCCGCACCCGCCCACGCCAGGCCGCCGGGATCCCCCGACTACATCGACCACACCGTCTGGGAGTACCACGGCGATCGGGCCACCCTGCGGATCTACCCCACCCCGTGGGGATGGGCCGGATCCGGTCCCTTCACCAACGGTGCGCAGAGCTACGACGCGTGGGCCGAGCTGCTCGAGCACGCACCCGATGCCAACACGCTGTCCATGCAGAACCAATTCATGTGCTACTGGCAGCTTTCCTCGTTCACCAACCCCGGCAAGGTCGGAACCTGGAACCTGGAGCCCTGGCGACCGGTCGTTTCCAGCATCATGATGCAGAACGCGGGCTGCAATCCCGGTGGACCCGACGACGTGCTCAACTGGTGA
- a CDS encoding thiolase family protein gives MNGDVWILGISMTKFGKRPERDVVGLGFDAAHAALTDAGVSVADMDVLAAGNLMGNPGIGQAVQKQLGQTGIPVFNVTNACATGATALRTVILAIKAGEADMGLAIGAEKLAGAGMLGVSGKSRDAGKEWKPSGRLDAVAPLEGQVGTDLMPGVFAQIGMQYLYRHDYSGTPLELFAKISEKNHFHSTLNPLAAHTKAMSAEQIMNDVMIAYPNTRPMCSANCDGAAAAVLVSDERLQTLSPEQRRRAVKISASVLTTDPWEEACQVLPNVNTLTRHAATKAYEQAGVEPDDLDLVELHDCFATAELVHYDNLGLCQPGGAVDFFESGATWRDGRLPVNVSGGLQSKGHPIAATGIANVWEICQHLRGEAGDRQIDGAKVGLAHVIGLGSTCGIHILEKAA, from the coding sequence ATGAACGGCGACGTCTGGATCCTCGGCATCTCGATGACCAAGTTCGGCAAGCGGCCCGAACGCGACGTCGTCGGGCTGGGCTTCGATGCCGCGCATGCGGCACTCACCGATGCCGGCGTCAGCGTCGCCGACATGGACGTGCTCGCGGCGGGCAATCTGATGGGCAACCCCGGTATCGGGCAGGCGGTGCAGAAACAACTGGGCCAGACCGGCATCCCGGTGTTCAACGTCACCAACGCCTGTGCGACGGGGGCGACCGCGTTACGCACCGTTATCCTGGCGATCAAGGCCGGGGAGGCCGATATGGGCCTGGCCATCGGTGCCGAAAAGCTCGCCGGGGCAGGCATGCTCGGCGTCAGCGGGAAATCCCGCGACGCGGGTAAGGAGTGGAAGCCCAGCGGCCGCCTCGACGCCGTCGCCCCGCTGGAGGGGCAGGTCGGCACCGACCTGATGCCGGGCGTGTTCGCCCAGATCGGCATGCAGTACCTGTATCGCCACGACTACTCCGGTACCCCGTTGGAGCTGTTCGCCAAGATCAGCGAGAAGAACCACTTCCACTCCACGCTCAATCCCCTGGCGGCGCACACCAAGGCGATGTCGGCCGAACAGATCATGAACGACGTGATGATCGCGTACCCGAACACCCGCCCGATGTGCTCGGCCAACTGCGACGGCGCCGCGGCGGCAGTCTTGGTGAGTGACGAACGGCTGCAGACGCTTTCACCCGAGCAGCGTCGGCGCGCCGTCAAGATCAGCGCCTCGGTGCTCACCACCGATCCCTGGGAGGAGGCCTGCCAGGTGTTGCCCAACGTCAACACCCTGACCCGCCACGCGGCGACCAAGGCCTACGAGCAGGCCGGTGTCGAACCCGATGACCTCGACCTCGTCGAACTGCATGACTGCTTCGCCACCGCCGAACTGGTGCACTACGACAATCTCGGGCTGTGCCAGCCCGGCGGCGCGGTCGACTTCTTCGAAAGCGGCGCGACCTGGCGCGACGGGCGGCTGCCGGTCAACGTCTCCGGCGGCCTGCAGTCCAAGGGGCATCCCATTGCGGCCACCGGCATCGCCAACGTCTGGGAGATCTGCCAGCACCTGCGCGGAGAGGCCGGCGACCGCCAGATCGACGGCGCCAAGGTGGGCCTCGCGCATGTGATCGGGCTGGGATCGACGTGCGGCATCCACATCCTGGAGAAAGCGGCGTGA
- a CDS encoding Zn-ribbon domain-containing OB-fold protein — protein sequence MTTTNTVPIVGYLALTDPPHLNATVCTSCSAYYFDRRDACASCFGTDFTTKEVSRTGTLETFTIVAVAAPGVPVPYVAGVVNCDGIAVRANVVNIEPATPPLRLGMPVRLTTFPIGTDDEGKTAIGFAFEPDEGSAK from the coding sequence ATGACCACCACGAACACCGTGCCGATCGTCGGCTACCTTGCGCTGACCGATCCCCCACATCTCAACGCCACGGTCTGCACGTCCTGCTCGGCGTACTACTTCGACCGCCGCGACGCGTGCGCCTCCTGTTTCGGCACCGACTTCACCACGAAGGAGGTGTCGCGCACCGGGACTCTGGAGACCTTCACCATCGTCGCGGTCGCCGCACCGGGCGTCCCCGTGCCCTACGTCGCGGGCGTGGTGAACTGCGACGGCATCGCGGTGCGGGCCAACGTCGTCAACATCGAGCCCGCAACACCGCCGCTGCGACTCGGAATGCCGGTGCGGCTCACCACCTTCCCGATCGGCACCGACGACGAGGGCAAGACCGCGATCGGGTTCGCGTTCGAACCGGATGAAGGGAGCGCCAAATGA
- a CDS encoding DUF7065 domain-containing protein encodes MVRASSPDAVTRTDRADTADQADQTTAVTADTPLSPADDNFHPAPEGDPYWAETTWWSFNIPERKIGCWLHATFHTTRGTVTWRVYVWDPSGAYPDELRYFRMETDVPVTDPNPDLRDITIPGGGFSVRMLRPLREYQVEFADAAADFAIRIHFEGLHDPRRFTPGEPPFMNHAHIDQVGRVTGVLTLDGEDIPIDCYSVRDRSWAPRGAPRPPRKPGSDRPAGTESRVLHPGGPLWRQIERERGRGRIQYVFAHTGPESGFLAFVRVAEGDAEGWSPVNHGWLLRDGEFASLDKSASVMKNYRDPVTGWSSHMEFRLADVLGRELATEGFTVSHISEYGGGSTALMRFDIDGRIGWGEDQDIWEPKHFARMRDALQAVR; translated from the coding sequence ATGGTGCGGGCCAGCAGTCCGGACGCGGTGACGCGAACGGACCGTGCGGACACGGCAGATCAGGCGGATCAGACGACGGCAGTCACCGCCGACACTCCCCTGTCACCCGCTGACGACAACTTCCACCCCGCACCCGAGGGCGATCCCTACTGGGCGGAGACCACCTGGTGGTCGTTCAACATTCCGGAACGCAAGATCGGCTGCTGGTTGCACGCCACGTTCCACACCACCAGGGGCACGGTCACCTGGCGGGTCTACGTGTGGGACCCCAGCGGCGCCTACCCGGACGAGTTGCGTTACTTCCGGATGGAGACCGACGTACCCGTCACCGATCCGAACCCGGATCTGCGCGACATCACCATCCCCGGCGGTGGGTTCTCGGTGCGGATGCTGCGCCCGCTGCGCGAATACCAGGTCGAGTTCGCCGATGCCGCAGCCGACTTCGCCATCCGTATCCATTTCGAGGGTCTGCACGACCCGCGCCGCTTCACCCCCGGCGAGCCGCCCTTCATGAACCACGCCCACATCGACCAGGTCGGTCGCGTGACCGGGGTGTTGACCCTGGACGGCGAGGACATCCCGATCGACTGCTACTCGGTGCGCGACCGGTCCTGGGCGCCGCGCGGAGCGCCACGCCCTCCGCGTAAACCCGGCAGCGACCGCCCCGCGGGCACGGAGTCCCGGGTCCTTCACCCGGGCGGCCCGCTGTGGCGCCAGATCGAACGTGAACGCGGACGGGGACGTATCCAGTACGTGTTCGCCCACACCGGGCCGGAGTCCGGGTTTCTCGCCTTCGTGCGGGTCGCCGAGGGTGACGCCGAGGGTTGGTCACCCGTCAACCACGGCTGGCTGCTGCGCGACGGGGAGTTCGCCTCGCTGGACAAGTCGGCGAGCGTGATGAAGAACTACCGCGATCCGGTGACCGGATGGAGCTCGCACATGGAGTTCCGGCTCGCCGACGTGCTGGGCCGAGAGCTGGCCACTGAGGGGTTCACCGTCAGCCACATCAGCGAATATGGCGGCGGCAGTACCGCTTTGATGCGCTTCGACATCGACGGGCGCATCGGCTGGGGTGAGGACCAGGACATCTGGGAGCCGAAACACTTCGCGCGGATGCGCGACGCGCTGCAGGCGGTGCGGTGA
- a CDS encoding MlaD family protein — MRLVLNALRWAKLRRLGLSAFALALMFVVGVVYLTFGTLRFDPISTDALVRVHLEQTGGLLPGQDVTLRGVPVGRVRSIELSDTGAVAVAAIRPGIRIPADTEARVSALSPAGEQYLDFRADHNDGPYLADGAVIASDRTRTPVTLAKLLGDLDGTLSQVDPARLSAVLDELRVGPEGADKLAAILDGGTFLVSTLDSVLPQTVSLIRNSKVVASTVRDVSPGMATTSADLSTILGGVERMDGGYRTLLDRGPEAFSGIDAVIADNSTTMVQLLGNLTTASQLFYQRVPALQEFFFPQYRTGSALEAVGSTFRDGGVWGAVSLYSRYGCDYNLPKAPPTLTDFPEPFLYTYCPNPDPKYLVRGARNAPRPPGDDTAGPPPGAHPLQRADPVPVGPLTIPTPFGGPFLPLPPPPSGP, encoded by the coding sequence GTGAGGCTGGTCTTAAACGCGTTGCGGTGGGCGAAATTGCGCCGCTTGGGGCTGTCGGCCTTCGCGCTGGCGTTGATGTTCGTCGTCGGGGTGGTGTACCTGACGTTCGGCACGCTGCGCTTCGATCCGATCAGCACTGACGCCCTGGTTCGCGTCCACCTCGAGCAGACCGGCGGTCTGCTGCCGGGCCAGGATGTGACGCTGCGCGGCGTGCCGGTGGGTCGTGTGCGTTCGATCGAGCTGTCCGACACCGGCGCGGTGGCTGTGGCGGCGATCCGCCCCGGTATCCGGATTCCCGCCGACACCGAGGCGAGGGTGTCGGCGCTGTCGCCGGCCGGTGAGCAGTACCTCGATTTCCGTGCCGACCACAACGACGGGCCCTACCTCGCCGACGGTGCCGTAATCGCCAGTGACCGAACGCGAACGCCGGTGACGCTGGCCAAGCTGCTCGGCGATCTGGACGGCACGCTGTCGCAGGTCGACCCGGCACGACTGTCTGCCGTCCTCGACGAACTGCGGGTCGGCCCGGAGGGGGCGGACAAGCTCGCCGCCATTCTCGACGGCGGCACGTTCCTGGTGTCGACGCTGGATTCGGTTCTGCCTCAAACGGTCAGCCTGATCCGCAACAGCAAGGTGGTGGCGTCGACGGTGCGCGACGTCAGCCCGGGCATGGCCACGACATCGGCGGACCTGTCGACGATCCTCGGCGGCGTCGAGCGCATGGATGGTGGGTATCGGACCCTGCTGGACCGCGGCCCCGAGGCGTTCTCCGGCATCGACGCCGTCATCGCCGACAACTCGACGACGATGGTGCAGTTGCTCGGCAACCTGACCACGGCCTCGCAACTGTTCTATCAGCGGGTGCCTGCCCTGCAGGAGTTCTTCTTCCCGCAGTACCGCACCGGTTCGGCCCTCGAGGCGGTCGGCAGTACTTTCCGCGACGGTGGGGTGTGGGGGGCGGTCAGCCTGTATTCGCGGTACGGCTGTGACTACAACCTGCCGAAGGCGCCGCCGACGCTGACCGACTTCCCCGAGCCGTTCCTGTACACGTACTGCCCGAATCCGGACCCGAAATATCTTGTGCGCGGCGCGCGCAACGCCCCGCGGCCGCCCGGTGACGACACCGCGGGCCCGCCGCCCGGTGCGCATCCGCTGCAGCGAGCGGATCCCGTTCCGGTCGGTCCGCTCACGATTCCGACGCCGTTCGGCGGCCCCTTCCTCCCGCTACCTCCGCCACCGAGTGGTCCGTGA